From a region of the Lentilactobacillus curieae genome:
- a CDS encoding S1 domain-containing RNA-binding protein, which translates to MAIEVGEKVSGKVSGITNFGAFVDLGDHKTGLVHISEVSDGFVKDIHDILKVGDEVTVKVLKVDGDNKISLSIRKANENHEANHEHSHNSHERSNSGYHHDNRNEHHNNSGRRSFDHKSNNDRGHKSESFDDLMSGFLKQSEDRLSTLKKNTEGKRGGRGGRRS; encoded by the coding sequence ATGGCAATTGAAGTTGGGGAAAAAGTCAGTGGCAAGGTTTCTGGAATTACTAATTTCGGTGCTTTTGTTGACTTAGGTGATCATAAAACAGGATTGGTTCACATTAGTGAAGTTTCAGATGGATTTGTTAAAGATATTCATGACATCCTTAAAGTTGGTGACGAAGTAACTGTTAAAGTATTGAAGGTCGATGGCGATAACAAAATCAGCCTTTCAATTCGAAAAGCAAACGAAAATCATGAAGCCAATCATGAACACAGTCACAACAGTCATGAGCGCAGTAACTCAGGTTATCATCACGATAATCGCAATGAGCATCATAATAATTCAGGTCGACGTTCCTTCGATCATAAATCAAATAATGATAGGGGTCACAAATCAGAAAGTTTTGATGATTTGATGTCAGGCTTTTTGAAACAAAGTGAGGATCGCCTATCAACGCTTAAAAAGAACACAGAAGGTAAACGCGGAGGCCGTGGCGGTCGTCGCAGTTAA
- a CDS encoding RNA-binding S4 domain-containing protein — MRIDKFLKVSRIIKRRSVAKEIADQGRISVNGRVIKSSSEVHPNDEIVIKFGNKTLTVRVKELLDTTKKDDAQRMYEIINEEYERDFRSENE, encoded by the coding sequence ATGAGAATCGATAAATTTTTAAAGGTTTCGAGAATTATTAAACGGCGGTCTGTTGCAAAGGAAATTGCTGATCAAGGCAGAATTAGTGTCAACGGCCGAGTAATCAAATCATCGAGTGAAGTTCATCCAAATGATGAAATCGTAATCAAATTTGGGAATAAGACGTTAACAGTTAGGGTTAAAGAACTATTGGATACTACCAAGAAGGACGATGCCCAACGGATGTACGAGATTATTAATGAAGAATACGAACGAGACTTTCGCTCCGAAAATGAATAA
- a CDS encoding putative polysaccharide biosynthesis protein: MNENSKRNALVKGTALLTIASLVAKILSAVYRIPFQNMVGNVGFYVYQQVYPIYGIAMTFALSGLPVFISKLVVDSKSEADKLNVVHHIQQSLMISCVIIFIGLQIGAQQIAFWMNDGRLSPVIASVSWMFLIVPFLASWRGYFQGHYMMKPTAYSQVLEQFIRVSVILVVAYLSVKMGMEPHRMGQFAMLSAPIATLMSAMVLFGFRRHAKVGKLPKLQPIPGLSKRLLLEGITICLVASVMLLLQLVDSFSVVANLLHIGANEIDAQNTKGIYDRAQTLVQLGLVITTASTTAMLPQLVSTIREKQINRYKRLARACISTNFGIACAMSAGMFSLMAAINPLLFATPELSLTIAVYCLSVLVASMILVINTIFQSRDVYIPTIWAIGAAVLSKIILNHLLIRSQGIMGASEATILSLLVAVVVMTVLGKQYLVGLVNWSQLSKLVGISLIMWIVVLVTRNLTQSVLIGKIPFRADVAIQTLVGVVVGVIVFIGLALAFNALDEQEWSLIPMGEKINKIRGEQK; this comes from the coding sequence ATGAATGAAAATTCTAAACGAAATGCCTTAGTAAAGGGGACAGCGCTGCTAACGATTGCATCGCTAGTTGCTAAGATTTTGAGTGCTGTTTATAGAATTCCATTTCAAAATATGGTGGGTAACGTTGGCTTTTATGTATACCAACAAGTCTATCCAATATACGGAATCGCAATGACATTTGCTCTGTCAGGGTTACCAGTCTTTATTTCTAAGTTGGTGGTCGACTCAAAGTCAGAGGCGGACAAATTAAATGTCGTTCATCACATTCAGCAATCATTGATGATTTCATGCGTGATAATTTTTATAGGGCTCCAGATTGGTGCTCAGCAAATTGCTTTTTGGATGAATGACGGTCGGTTATCCCCAGTAATTGCTTCAGTTTCGTGGATGTTTTTAATTGTCCCGTTTTTGGCAAGCTGGCGTGGCTATTTCCAGGGTCATTACATGATGAAACCAACTGCGTATTCGCAGGTGTTGGAGCAATTTATTCGCGTGTCAGTAATCCTTGTGGTTGCGTATTTGTCAGTAAAGATGGGGATGGAACCCCACCGGATGGGACAATTTGCAATGCTATCAGCTCCAATTGCGACTTTGATGTCAGCAATGGTGTTATTCGGATTCAGGCGTCATGCTAAAGTGGGCAAATTACCTAAGCTGCAACCGATTCCTGGTTTGTCTAAACGATTGTTGCTTGAGGGAATTACCATTTGTTTGGTGGCCTCAGTGATGTTGCTACTCCAATTGGTTGATTCTTTTTCGGTCGTTGCTAATCTGTTGCACATCGGGGCTAATGAAATTGATGCGCAAAACACAAAGGGAATCTACGATCGAGCACAAACTTTGGTTCAGCTGGGACTAGTGATTACGACAGCCTCAACAACGGCAATGCTGCCACAATTGGTTTCAACAATTCGGGAGAAACAAATTAACCGTTATAAACGTTTGGCTCGTGCCTGCATTTCCACAAACTTTGGAATTGCTTGTGCTATGAGTGCGGGGATGTTCAGTTTGATGGCGGCCATCAATCCATTATTGTTTGCAACTCCTGAATTAAGTTTAACAATTGCGGTGTACTGTCTTAGTGTCCTGGTAGCTTCGATGATTTTAGTTATCAATACAATTTTCCAAAGTCGTGATGTGTACATCCCAACCATTTGGGCCATTGGAGCCGCTGTGCTAAGTAAAATAATCCTGAATCATTTATTGATTAGGTCACAGGGAATTATGGGAGCAAGTGAAGCTACGATTCTTAGCCTGTTGGTTGCTGTTGTGGTGATGACTGTTCTTGGTAAACAATACCTTGTGGGACTAGTCAATTGGTCCCAATTATCAAAATTGGTAGGAATCAGCCTAATTATGTGGATAGTTGTCCTAGTTACTAGAAATTTGACGCAATCCGTATTGATTGGAAAAATTCCCTTTAGAGCTGATGTAGCTATCCAAACATTAGTCGGAGTCGTTGTCGGTGTCATAGTATTTATCGGTTTGGCACTGGCTTTCAATGCCCTTGATGAGCAAGAGTGGTCACTAATTCCGATGGGTGAAAAAATTAATAAAATTCGAGGAGAACAAAAATGA
- a CDS encoding FtsB family cell division protein, which produces MTNSKGKIRKLENEFTKKREIEIMKNKISVKLSAKRKRRAMFIVGLFMLCVCVFGVQIIRAKSNLAQINDQIVKQKADLKTEKATNKKLSVKVKQLNNRSYVEKLIRERYYYTKPGETVYSFPDKAIDDLD; this is translated from the coding sequence ATGACGAATTCAAAAGGGAAAATCAGGAAGCTTGAAAACGAGTTTACCAAGAAGCGCGAAATTGAAATTATGAAGAATAAAATTTCAGTTAAACTCAGTGCTAAAAGAAAACGGCGGGCCATGTTTATCGTGGGGTTATTCATGTTGTGTGTCTGTGTTTTTGGGGTGCAAATTATCCGGGCTAAGTCTAACTTGGCACAAATTAACGACCAGATAGTTAAACAAAAAGCTGATTTAAAGACTGAAAAAGCGACTAATAAAAAATTGAGCGTTAAGGTAAAGCAGTTGAATAACCGCTCTTACGTAGAGAAACTCATCCGTGAGCGTTATTACTACACTAAGCCCGGTGAAACAGTTTATAGTTTTCCTGATAAGGCAATTGATGATTTAGATTAA
- the tilS gene encoding tRNA lysidine(34) synthetase TilS, protein MELSKQFIQNISEHGWFSTPKVAVLAVSTGVDSMTLLDLFLKAKIPGLKLVVAYVDHKLRPESAKESEFIHQFCQEHDLELRTKIWKNQFHPQSGIEEAARNFRYEFFAEVMKDVSADYLVTAHHANDLAETVIMKIIRGGWLESAIGIPAERLFAGGKLIRPLLGMTKADIRDYATQIGLKWFEDQSNYTDENLRNRIRHEIIPKLQEENSAAVEHIASFSHQLTELLAVSDEFVEQQLAGMSVHSDEEHILDIDNHDRLSYPLLKLILKRWLSDGIPAVGISNDSVDQIIALINNQERPQGEVVLADNVIVKKRYSKLILQSLPENPKFHSQKSSGFMVTLDRWYQINESQRFGVFKELPNQVTGKVSEIRLRKSDLPLYCRNTESGDRFELENGGHQKVSRLLINQKLPVESRAMVQVVTTSTNRILAILGLRVVKTNRDGGSNIYYLIEN, encoded by the coding sequence TTGGAACTTTCAAAGCAATTTATTCAAAATATTAGTGAACACGGTTGGTTTTCTACACCCAAAGTGGCGGTGCTTGCGGTTTCTACTGGGGTTGATTCAATGACTCTGTTGGACCTATTTTTGAAGGCAAAGATTCCAGGACTAAAATTGGTGGTTGCATATGTTGATCACAAGTTACGGCCAGAATCAGCTAAGGAGTCTGAATTTATTCACCAATTCTGCCAAGAACATGATCTCGAATTAAGGACTAAGATTTGGAAAAATCAATTTCATCCGCAGTCAGGGATAGAAGAGGCAGCCCGAAACTTCAGGTATGAATTTTTTGCTGAAGTGATGAAGGATGTTTCAGCAGATTATTTGGTAACTGCTCATCACGCAAATGATTTGGCTGAAACGGTAATCATGAAGATTATTCGCGGTGGTTGGCTAGAGTCAGCAATTGGCATTCCTGCTGAACGGCTTTTTGCTGGTGGTAAACTTATCAGACCATTGTTAGGTATGACCAAGGCAGATATTCGTGACTATGCTACCCAAATCGGTCTTAAATGGTTCGAAGATCAGTCTAACTATACGGATGAAAATTTGCGAAATCGAATCCGTCATGAAATTATCCCGAAATTGCAAGAGGAAAATTCTGCTGCTGTTGAGCATATTGCCAGCTTTTCTCACCAGCTGACGGAATTATTGGCAGTTAGTGATGAATTCGTTGAGCAACAATTGGCGGGGATGAGTGTTCACTCAGACGAAGAACACATTTTAGACATCGATAATCATGACCGATTGAGCTATCCTTTGTTAAAACTCATATTAAAGCGTTGGTTAAGCGATGGGATTCCTGCAGTCGGAATTAGTAATGATAGTGTGGACCAAATTATAGCGTTGATCAATAATCAAGAACGTCCACAAGGTGAAGTAGTTCTGGCGGATAACGTGATTGTTAAAAAGCGATATTCGAAATTGATTTTGCAATCCTTGCCTGAAAATCCCAAATTCCACTCTCAAAAAAGTAGTGGTTTTATGGTAACATTAGACCGGTGGTACCAAATAAATGAAAGCCAGCGTTTCGGTGTGTTTAAAGAACTCCCAAACCAAGTAACGGGTAAAGTTTCTGAGATTCGGTTGAGAAAATCAGATCTCCCACTTTATTGTAGGAATACTGAATCTGGAGATAGGTTTGAATTGGAGAATGGGGGCCATCAAAAGGTGTCTAGACTGTTGATCAATCAAAAACTTCCAGTTGAGAGTCGGGCGATGGTTCAAGTTGTAACCACGTCAACAAACAGAATTTTAGCAATTCTGGGTCTTCGAGTGGTTAAAACTAATCGAGACGGTGGCAGTAACATTTACTATTTAATTGAGAATTGA
- the ftsH gene encoding ATP-dependent zinc metalloprotease FtsH, protein MNSNKNGLFRSSLFYIVMFLLVMGVIYFFSGSNTNTQSQEIRSSQFVQNLKDDKIKNFSIQPSGGVYKVTGEYRQAQKVKEQTGLLIGGSTQTKDVSKFSTTVLENNTSVAEITKAAQDNKVKMNAKPEESSGFWVNLLVYVLPLVIFIWFFYMMMGKAGGQGGGNGRVMNFGKSKAKPADSKQNKVRFSDVAGEEEEKQELVEVVEFLKDPRKFTSLGAKIPHGVLLEGPPGTGKTLLAKAVAGEAGVPFYSISGSDFVEMFVGVGASRVRDLFEQAKKAAPAIIFIDEIDAVGRKRGAGMGGGHDEREQTLNQLLVEMDGFEGNEGVIVIAATNRSDVLDPALTRPGRFDRKILVGRPDVNGREAILKVHSKNKPLSSNVDLHEIAKQTPGFVGADLANLLNEAALLAARRNKADIDASDVDEAEDRVIAGPAKRNRVISKHERETVAYHEAGHTIVGLVLNDARVVHKVTIVPRGRAGGYAIMLPKEDQQLMSKKDAQEQIAGLMGGRAAEEIIFNSESSGASNDFEQATNIARAMVTQYGMSDKLGRVQLENPSEEAYGPRYSQETAASIDDEVRRFTDEGHAEATRIIEEHRDQHRIIAEALLKYETLDEKQILSLYNTGKMPEDPSTSDFPSERASTFEEAKRELERKEAERQASIEKGKDNSDETDTSSTDPQPDDVKPDNDSQNNHQNNDDE, encoded by the coding sequence ATGAACTCAAATAAAAATGGACTCTTTAGGAGCAGTCTATTTTATATCGTGATGTTCTTGCTTGTGATGGGGGTAATTTACTTCTTTAGCGGAAGCAATACCAACACGCAATCACAGGAAATCCGATCAAGCCAATTCGTTCAAAATTTAAAGGACGATAAGATTAAGAACTTTTCGATTCAGCCAAGTGGCGGAGTTTATAAAGTCACTGGTGAGTATCGCCAAGCTCAAAAGGTAAAGGAGCAAACTGGACTTTTAATTGGGGGTTCAACCCAAACAAAGGACGTTTCTAAGTTCAGTACAACTGTACTTGAAAACAATACTTCAGTTGCTGAAATTACCAAGGCTGCTCAAGATAACAAAGTTAAGATGAATGCCAAACCCGAAGAATCAAGTGGTTTCTGGGTAAACTTACTAGTTTACGTATTACCACTGGTAATCTTTATCTGGTTCTTCTACATGATGATGGGTAAGGCTGGCGGACAAGGCGGCGGTAATGGCCGAGTAATGAACTTTGGTAAATCTAAAGCTAAGCCTGCTGATAGTAAACAAAACAAGGTCCGCTTCTCCGATGTTGCGGGTGAAGAGGAAGAAAAACAAGAACTTGTTGAAGTTGTTGAATTTCTGAAAGATCCAAGGAAGTTTACTTCGTTGGGAGCAAAAATTCCACATGGCGTGTTACTAGAGGGACCTCCTGGTACTGGTAAAACTTTACTTGCTAAAGCTGTTGCCGGTGAAGCAGGCGTACCTTTCTACTCAATTTCCGGATCAGATTTCGTGGAAATGTTTGTCGGGGTTGGTGCTAGCCGTGTTCGTGATTTGTTTGAACAGGCTAAAAAGGCTGCTCCTGCAATCATCTTCATTGATGAAATTGATGCAGTTGGTCGTAAACGTGGTGCCGGAATGGGTGGTGGCCACGATGAACGTGAACAAACCCTTAACCAATTGTTAGTTGAAATGGATGGTTTTGAAGGTAATGAAGGTGTTATTGTCATTGCTGCTACTAACCGTTCTGACGTTCTTGATCCAGCTTTGACTCGTCCAGGCCGTTTTGACCGGAAGATTCTGGTTGGCCGTCCAGACGTTAATGGTCGTGAAGCAATCTTGAAGGTTCATTCTAAGAATAAGCCACTTTCTAGCAATGTTGACCTTCATGAAATTGCTAAGCAAACCCCAGGTTTCGTGGGTGCTGACTTAGCCAACTTGCTTAACGAAGCTGCACTTCTTGCCGCACGTCGTAATAAGGCTGATATTGATGCATCCGATGTTGATGAAGCTGAAGACCGTGTTATTGCTGGTCCTGCTAAACGTAATCGAGTTATTTCTAAGCATGAACGTGAAACGGTTGCCTACCATGAAGCTGGTCACACCATTGTTGGGTTAGTTCTTAACGATGCGCGAGTAGTTCATAAAGTTACAATCGTTCCTCGTGGTCGCGCCGGCGGATATGCAATCATGTTGCCAAAGGAAGACCAACAGTTGATGTCTAAGAAAGATGCCCAAGAGCAAATTGCTGGTTTGATGGGTGGACGAGCTGCTGAAGAAATTATCTTCAACTCTGAATCTTCAGGAGCTTCAAACGACTTTGAGCAAGCGACAAATATTGCACGAGCAATGGTTACTCAGTACGGTATGAGTGACAAACTTGGTCGAGTTCAACTTGAAAATCCATCTGAAGAAGCTTACGGACCAAGATATTCTCAAGAAACTGCTGCCTCAATTGATGATGAGGTCAGAAGATTTACTGATGAAGGTCATGCAGAAGCAACTCGGATTATCGAGGAGCATCGTGATCAACACAGAATTATTGCTGAAGCGTTGCTTAAGTACGAAACTCTTGATGAAAAACAAATCTTATCACTTTATAACACTGGTAAGATGCCTGAGGATCCTTCAACTAGCGACTTCCCAAGTGAACGTGCTTCGACATTTGAAGAAGCAAAACGCGAACTTGAACGTAAGGAAGCTGAGCGTCAAGCAAGCATTGAAAAGGGTAAGGATAATAGTGATGAAACAGATACTTCATCAACTGATCCTCAACCAGACGATGTAAAACCAGACAACGATTCTCAAAACAATCATCAAAATAATGATGACGAATAA
- the hpt gene encoding hypoxanthine phosphoribosyltransferase, with the protein MDNDILKVLYSKSEIQEACERLGKEIKDFYGDKVPVVIGVLKGSIFFMTDVIRDADMYMELDFMDVSSYHGTTESSGNVELVTDISTDIAGRDVLIMEDIVDTGRTLQFLIDTLNDRGAKSIKVCTLLDKPAGRVVEAKSDFTGFEVPNEFVVGYGLDYDEKYRNLPYIGVLKPEIYTNN; encoded by the coding sequence ATGGATAATGACATCTTAAAGGTGCTGTACAGTAAGTCCGAAATTCAAGAAGCGTGTGAACGGTTAGGAAAAGAAATCAAAGATTTCTATGGAGATAAAGTTCCAGTAGTTATCGGTGTTTTGAAAGGGTCAATCTTTTTTATGACTGATGTAATTCGTGATGCTGATATGTATATGGAGCTAGACTTCATGGATGTTTCTAGCTATCACGGAACCACAGAGTCATCAGGTAATGTGGAGTTAGTTACAGATATTTCAACGGATATTGCTGGCCGGGACGTTTTAATAATGGAAGATATCGTTGATACAGGTAGAACTTTGCAATTTTTAATTGACACGCTTAATGACCGTGGGGCAAAGTCAATCAAAGTTTGTACATTACTAGATAAGCCAGCTGGTAGAGTGGTTGAAGCTAAGTCAGATTTTACCGGATTTGAAGTCCCAAATGAATTCGTGGTTGGTTATGGTCTTGATTATGACGAAAAGTACCGAAACCTACCGTACATCGGAGTTTTAAAGCCAGAAATTTATACGAATAATTAA